In Paenibacillus sp. FSL M7-0420, a single genomic region encodes these proteins:
- a CDS encoding glycoside hydrolase family 130 protein — MSTIIGEALPNIPWQEKPEGTNSPVWRYSANPIIPRNAIPNSNSVFNSAVIPFEGGFAGVFRCDSRSVSMDIFAGFSEDGVNWKINHEPIVFEGDEEITKREYRYDPRVCKIDDRYYVSWCNGYHGPTIGLAYTFDFKTFHQLENAFLPYNRNGVLLPRKIGGNYAMLSRPSDTGHTPFGDIFYSESPDLTFWGKHRYVMGTVDGDASAWQSKKIGPGPIPIETDKGWLLIYHGVINTCNGFVYRMGVALLDLDQPWKVKARSRNYILGPEELYECVGDVPNVTFPCAALTDAATGRIAIYYGCADTVTGLAFTTVDELISYMEEYPLEIEG; from the coding sequence ATGAGCACAATTATTGGAGAAGCACTACCGAACATCCCTTGGCAGGAGAAGCCTGAGGGCACGAATTCCCCGGTATGGAGATATTCCGCCAACCCGATCATTCCGCGCAACGCCATTCCGAACTCGAACAGTGTATTCAACTCGGCAGTTATCCCGTTTGAGGGCGGCTTCGCAGGGGTGTTCCGCTGTGATTCGAGGTCGGTCAGTATGGATATCTTCGCGGGCTTCAGTGAAGACGGCGTGAACTGGAAGATCAACCATGAGCCTATCGTCTTCGAGGGCGATGAAGAGATCACTAAGCGCGAGTACCGCTATGATCCGCGTGTCTGCAAGATTGACGACCGTTATTATGTGTCCTGGTGCAACGGGTATCACGGCCCAACAATCGGCTTGGCGTATACATTCGATTTCAAAACCTTCCACCAGCTGGAAAATGCCTTCCTGCCGTATAACCGCAATGGTGTGCTGCTTCCGCGTAAGATTGGCGGCAATTATGCGATGCTCAGCCGTCCGAGTGATACGGGGCATACGCCGTTTGGTGATATTTTTTACAGTGAGAGTCCTGATCTGACCTTCTGGGGCAAGCACCGCTATGTGATGGGTACGGTTGACGGTGACGCTTCCGCGTGGCAGTCCAAGAAAATTGGCCCGGGTCCGATTCCGATTGAAACTGACAAGGGCTGGCTGCTGATCTATCATGGTGTTATCAACACCTGTAACGGATTCGTCTACCGCATGGGTGTCGCGCTGCTGGATCTTGATCAGCCTTGGAAGGTGAAAGCCCGTTCGCGCAACTATATTCTCGGCCCGGAAGAGCTGTATGAATGTGTAGGCGATGTGCCGAATGTAACCTTCCCTTGCGCGGCATTGACTGATGCGGCTACCGGACGAATTGCCATCTATTACGGCTGTGCAGATACAGTGACTGGACTGGCGTTCACGACGGTGGATGAGCTGATCAGCTATATGGAGGAATATCCGCTGGAGATTGAGGGGTAA
- a CDS encoding glycoside hydrolase family 125 protein, which translates to MEQFRLPRIEMPELTLPSSIQAVLADAEAKLAHRPKLQRLFRNCFPNTLETTTKLLDDGTTFVITGDIPACWLRDSVEQVIHYVPFAAEDADLQRIIGGLIKRHTEYVLIDPYANAFNESANDWHWNAADVTEMSPWVWERKFEIDSLCFVIRLAHAYWEETKQTDFFTSDFKKMLRVITDLFKREQHHAEQSPYRFTRNNGIMEDSIRNGGLGMPVNYTGMIWSGFRSSDDACDFHYNIPGNMFAVVALRQMQDFAEWVFRDLDFLAELKELEQEVDHGIKLYGTYRHPEFGPIYAYETDGYGNYSLMDDAGTPGLMSIPYLGYLNNDDPVYQNTRRFALSSENPFYFEGKAAKGIGSPHTPPGYIWHMALSMQGITADSKEERLEVIAMLEATDADTGYMHEGFHSDDPAVFTRKWFAWSNSLFSQLILRALKEGIL; encoded by the coding sequence TTGGAACAATTCAGACTTCCCCGCATCGAGATGCCGGAGCTAACGCTGCCGTCATCCATTCAGGCCGTGCTGGCCGACGCCGAAGCGAAGCTGGCTCACCGGCCCAAGCTCCAGCGGCTGTTCCGCAACTGCTTCCCGAATACACTGGAGACGACTACCAAGCTGCTTGATGACGGAACCACCTTTGTGATTACGGGGGACATCCCGGCCTGCTGGCTGCGCGATTCAGTGGAGCAGGTCATTCATTATGTGCCTTTTGCCGCAGAAGATGCTGACCTGCAGCGGATTATCGGCGGGCTGATCAAGCGCCATACAGAGTATGTGCTGATCGATCCTTACGCCAACGCGTTCAATGAATCGGCCAATGACTGGCACTGGAATGCCGCCGATGTGACCGAGATGTCGCCCTGGGTGTGGGAGCGCAAATTCGAGATCGACTCGCTGTGCTTCGTGATCCGGCTGGCCCATGCTTACTGGGAAGAGACGAAGCAGACTGATTTCTTCACCTCTGATTTCAAAAAAATGCTGCGCGTCATCACCGACCTGTTCAAGCGCGAGCAGCATCATGCCGAGCAGTCCCCGTACCGCTTCACGCGGAACAACGGGATTATGGAGGATTCCATCCGTAACGGCGGTCTGGGGATGCCCGTCAATTACACCGGCATGATCTGGTCCGGCTTCCGCTCCAGCGACGATGCCTGCGACTTCCATTACAACATTCCGGGGAACATGTTCGCCGTGGTGGCGCTGCGGCAGATGCAGGATTTCGCCGAGTGGGTGTTCCGGGATCTGGATTTCCTGGCCGAGCTGAAGGAGCTGGAGCAGGAGGTCGATCACGGCATCAAGCTGTACGGCACCTACCGCCACCCGGAATTCGGGCCGATCTACGCATATGAGACTGACGGGTATGGCAATTACAGCCTGATGGACGACGCCGGAACACCGGGCCTGATGTCCATTCCGTACCTGGGCTATCTGAACAATGACGATCCTGTCTATCAGAATACGAGACGGTTCGCGCTGAGCAGCGAGAATCCGTTCTACTTCGAGGGCAAGGCCGCCAAGGGAATTGGCAGTCCGCATACCCCTCCGGGCTACATCTGGCATATGGCCTTGTCGATGCAAGGCATCACGGCAGACAGCAAGGAAGAGCGGCTGGAAGTGATCGCCATGCTGGAAGCTACTGACGCCGATACCGGCTATATGCATGAAGGCTTCCACTCCGACGATCCGGCTGTGTTTACGCGCAAATGGTTCGCCTGGTCGAACAGCTTGTTCTCCCAGCTGATCCTGCGGGCGCTGAAGGAAGGCATTCTCTAA
- a CDS encoding alpha-mannosidase, giving the protein MERINRFIRECSQQQWLEYRVLDDWKVFSTIYRQPGHYDEAQPYSGSESFGLFPSVQGTTYYFRTTLDIPADWTDRDTGLIFHSGGEGLLRVNGASRQGLDRNHTYASLNPETGGRHPELEIELYDPIPEPDDPLNKQAVIQPPVRSITAALVRANLPVQSLMYTVTVIRDSMLLLPEQDFRRVRMLEALHQAMDAYVNLGPDDSLAGKEIEKIEQELAAKVQAIGGNSEGFIHMIGQSHIDIAWLWPTRETVRKTSRTFSTVHALMEEYPEYRYAQSQPQLFAYLKDNDPELYAKVKARIQEGRWELVGGMWVEPDLNIPSGESLMRQMLYGQRFYQEEFGQQSEIEWLPDTFGYCASLPQILKHGKVRYFMTTKLGWNDTNLFPYDLFHWVGIDGTALLSYMNHGVNESTLPKDIHEHWQSYRQKAVHSEQMLLYGHGDGGGGVTREMLEYLSRSELMVGQPASSYSTAADFFAGIEQAAPELPVWQGDLYLELHRGTYTTHARNKRNNRKAEILYREAELWQTLGGHRLTPQRREEVGQALHEGWKLILLNQFHDIIPGSSIPEVYETSDKEYKNIFVLGESTLKSVMEAAVSDIDTRGEGQPYVILNGLGWTRDMVAQLAVASEVEPAAVAVYDGNGTRLPAELTTAGKRTVLRVRVPEVPAFGYATVWLREAEQQGADTSDAGNNSISAANSATFEDRWETGYYRLQFNELGEIISLYDKEVGREIVKSGEALNRLHFFHDRPILWDAWDIDSRYEEQPAGAAVLLEKRLLSSGPVCDVLSFRWSLGQSEIQQELILYHADKRIDFKTKVQWHEAHKLLKVGFPIDVVTSKATYEIPFGALERTTHRNTSWEQAQYEVCGHRYADVSEHDYGVSLLNDCKYGYDTQGSTIRLSLLRAPRWPDHSADQGEHEFTYSLYPHTGDWRTAHTQRKAAELNHASYAVACEASAGQHPSTGSFLPYEGKQVVLDTVKLAEDGRGSILRLYESAGGRETVRISWPLPHSAIYLSNALEEETELLPDEDGMLTLDFHPFEIKTIKIIHAE; this is encoded by the coding sequence ATCGAACGGATTAACCGGTTCATTCGGGAGTGCTCACAGCAGCAGTGGTTGGAATACCGGGTGCTTGACGACTGGAAGGTCTTCTCCACCATCTACCGGCAGCCGGGCCACTATGACGAAGCACAGCCTTATTCTGGCAGTGAATCGTTCGGATTGTTTCCGAGTGTGCAAGGCACCACCTATTACTTCCGCACTACTCTGGATATCCCGGCGGACTGGACCGATAGGGATACCGGACTGATCTTCCACTCCGGCGGCGAAGGCCTGCTGCGAGTGAACGGAGCCTCGCGGCAGGGACTGGACCGCAATCATACCTATGCTTCCCTTAACCCGGAGACGGGCGGTAGGCACCCGGAGCTTGAGATTGAGCTCTATGATCCGATCCCTGAGCCGGATGATCCCCTGAACAAGCAAGCGGTCATTCAGCCGCCGGTCCGGTCGATCACCGCCGCGCTGGTCAGAGCGAACCTGCCGGTGCAGTCGCTGATGTATACGGTGACCGTCATCCGGGATTCCATGCTGCTGCTGCCGGAGCAGGACTTCCGGCGCGTCCGCATGCTGGAGGCGCTGCATCAGGCGATGGATGCTTATGTGAATTTGGGGCCTGACGATTCGCTGGCTGGCAAGGAGATAGAGAAGATTGAGCAGGAGCTGGCCGCGAAGGTGCAGGCCATCGGCGGCAACAGCGAGGGCTTCATTCATATGATCGGGCAGTCGCATATCGATATTGCCTGGTTATGGCCTACCCGGGAGACCGTACGGAAGACCAGCCGGACCTTCTCGACGGTACATGCCCTGATGGAGGAGTACCCGGAATACCGCTATGCCCAGAGCCAGCCGCAGCTGTTCGCTTATCTGAAGGACAATGATCCTGAGCTGTACGCGAAGGTGAAGGCGCGGATTCAGGAAGGCCGCTGGGAGCTGGTCGGCGGCATGTGGGTCGAGCCGGATCTGAATATTCCGAGCGGGGAATCCCTGATGCGGCAGATGCTGTACGGGCAGCGCTTTTACCAGGAGGAGTTCGGACAGCAGTCCGAGATTGAATGGCTGCCGGACACCTTCGGCTATTGCGCCTCTCTGCCGCAGATCCTGAAGCACGGCAAGGTCCGTTACTTCATGACAACGAAGCTTGGATGGAATGACACGAACCTGTTCCCGTATGATCTGTTCCACTGGGTCGGAATCGACGGGACAGCGCTATTATCCTATATGAACCATGGCGTGAATGAGAGTACGCTGCCGAAGGATATCCATGAGCACTGGCAGTCCTACCGCCAAAAAGCCGTTCACAGCGAGCAAATGCTGCTCTACGGACACGGCGACGGCGGTGGCGGCGTGACGCGGGAGATGCTGGAATACCTGTCGCGCTCAGAGCTTATGGTAGGTCAACCTGCCTCTAGCTATAGCACGGCGGCAGATTTCTTCGCAGGTATCGAGCAGGCAGCGCCGGAGCTGCCGGTCTGGCAGGGCGATCTCTATCTGGAGCTGCACCGGGGAACCTATACAACTCATGCTCGCAACAAGCGCAATAACCGCAAGGCCGAGATTCTGTACCGGGAAGCGGAGCTATGGCAGACTCTGGGCGGACACCGCCTGACGCCGCAGCGGCGGGAAGAGGTAGGTCAGGCCCTGCATGAAGGCTGGAAGCTGATTCTGCTGAACCAGTTCCATGATATAATCCCCGGATCGTCGATTCCCGAGGTCTATGAGACTTCGGACAAGGAATACAAGAACATCTTCGTCCTTGGAGAGAGCACCCTGAAGTCCGTCATGGAAGCTGCTGTATCGGATATTGATACCCGTGGCGAAGGACAGCCATATGTCATTCTGAACGGACTGGGCTGGACCCGGGATATGGTGGCCCAGCTTGCGGTTGCCTCTGAAGTGGAGCCTGCCGCTGTCGCCGTCTATGACGGGAACGGAACACGGCTTCCGGCAGAGCTGACTACAGCAGGAAAGCGGACAGTTCTGCGCGTCCGGGTGCCGGAGGTTCCGGCATTCGGTTATGCAACCGTGTGGCTGCGGGAAGCGGAGCAGCAGGGGGCGGATACATCGGATGCAGGCAACAACTCAATCTCTGCGGCGAACTCCGCTACGTTCGAAGATCGCTGGGAGACCGGCTATTACCGGCTCCAGTTCAATGAGCTGGGCGAGATCATCAGCCTGTATGACAAGGAAGTCGGGCGTGAGATTGTGAAGTCCGGGGAAGCCTTGAACCGGCTCCATTTCTTCCATGACCGGCCGATTCTATGGGATGCCTGGGATATTGACAGCCGGTATGAGGAGCAGCCTGCCGGAGCAGCGGTTCTGCTGGAGAAGCGGCTGCTGTCCTCAGGACCGGTCTGTGATGTGCTGAGCTTCCGCTGGAGTCTCGGACAATCGGAAATACAACAGGAGCTGATCCTGTACCATGCCGACAAGCGGATCGACTTCAAGACGAAGGTCCAGTGGCACGAAGCACACAAGCTGCTGAAGGTTGGCTTCCCGATTGATGTAGTGACCAGCAAGGCCACGTATGAGATTCCGTTCGGCGCATTGGAGCGGACCACGCACCGCAACACCAGCTGGGAGCAGGCGCAGTATGAGGTCTGCGGGCACCGTTATGCCGATGTGTCAGAGCATGATTACGGCGTCAGCCTGCTGAACGACTGCAAATATGGCTATGACACGCAGGGCAGCACCATCCGTCTGTCCCTGCTGCGCGCCCCGCGCTGGCCGGATCATTCGGCGGATCAGGGAGAGCATGAATTCACTTATTCGCTCTACCCGCATACCGGAGACTGGCGTACGGCGCATACCCAGCGCAAGGCCGCCGAGCTGAATCATGCTTCGTATGCTGTAGCCTGCGAGGCAAGTGCGGGACAGCATCCGTCCACTGGCTCCTTCCTTCCCTACGAAGGGAAGCAGGTAGTGCTGGATACCGTCAAGCTGGCGGAAGACGGACGCGGCAGCATCCTGCGGCTGTATGAATCAGCCGGTGGACGCGAGACCGTGCGGATCAGCTGGCCGTTGCCGCACTCGGCGATCTACCTGTCTAATGCGCTGGAGGAAGAGACCGAGCTGCTGCCGGATGAAGACGGCATGCTGACGCTAGACTTCCATCCGTTCGAGATCAAGACGATTAAGATTATTCATGCTGAATAG
- a CDS encoding glycoside hydrolase family 3 N-terminal domain-containing protein: protein MLYRDRTQPVKERTKHLLGLMTPEEKVGQLVQLFGWQTYNHTDGTIELTEDFKRQIREGGVGALYGTLRADPWTGVTLESGLDARAGAEAVNAIQRYALEHSRLGIPLLIGEECSHGHMAIGATVFPVPLLIGSTWNVDLYREMSRAVARETRAQGGAVTYSPVLDVVRDPRWGRTEECFGEDPYLIGEYAVASVEGLQGDRLDSASSVGATLKHFVAYGSSEGGRNAGPAHIGKRELLEVDMYPFRKAVEAGAVSIMPAYNEIDGVPCTTNRELLEEILRGEWGFQGMVITDCGAIDMLASGHDTAVSGEDAAVQALTAGIDMEMSGVMFGGYLLEALRSGRLEEKLVDQAAARVLELKFRLGLFEQPYADPDAAEQVIGSAEHAELARSVAAEGIVLLKNNGILPLAKDKSKIAVIGPNADIGYNQLGDYTSPQPRDRVTTVLAGIRAKLAAQPERVSYAPGCRIKDSSTEGFELARKVAAEADIIVLALGGSSARDFGEGSIDLRTGASKVTENALSDMDCGEGIDRMSLHLSGVQLELMKELKALGKPVVVVYINGRPIAEPWIDEQADAILEAWYPGQEGGHAIADILFGDVNPSGRLTLSLPEDVGQLPVYYLGKRSRGVRYLEGNSQPRYPFGFGLSYTEFSYSGLLVEPAVITADGTAEVTVEVENTGSRSGAEVVQLYISDLVSKVTRPAKELKGFRKIALEPGEKQTVTFTLSAEHLSYIGPEYIPVVEPGSFRIGVGRNVNDTLNIDLTVMED, encoded by the coding sequence ATGTTATATAGAGACCGTACACAGCCCGTCAAGGAGCGGACGAAGCATCTGCTTGGGCTGATGACGCCGGAAGAGAAGGTCGGCCAGCTGGTGCAGCTGTTCGGATGGCAGACCTATAATCATACAGATGGAACCATTGAATTGACAGAAGACTTCAAGCGCCAGATCCGCGAAGGCGGTGTCGGCGCATTATACGGAACCCTGCGTGCCGATCCCTGGACAGGGGTTACGCTGGAGAGCGGGCTCGATGCACGGGCCGGAGCGGAGGCCGTCAATGCGATTCAGCGTTATGCGCTGGAGCATTCCAGGCTGGGGATTCCGCTGCTGATCGGCGAGGAATGCTCGCACGGGCATATGGCCATCGGGGCCACGGTATTTCCGGTTCCGCTGCTGATCGGCAGCACCTGGAATGTGGACCTCTACCGGGAGATGTCCCGGGCAGTCGCGCGGGAGACCCGTGCTCAAGGCGGAGCCGTGACGTATTCCCCTGTGCTGGATGTGGTGCGTGATCCGCGCTGGGGCCGGACCGAGGAATGTTTCGGGGAAGATCCGTATCTCATCGGCGAATATGCCGTAGCGTCTGTGGAAGGACTACAGGGCGACCGGCTTGACAGCGCGTCCAGTGTGGGGGCAACCCTCAAGCACTTCGTAGCCTATGGCAGCTCGGAGGGCGGCCGGAATGCCGGTCCGGCGCATATCGGCAAGCGGGAGCTGCTGGAAGTCGATATGTACCCGTTCCGCAAAGCGGTGGAAGCCGGTGCGGTCTCCATCATGCCGGCCTACAACGAGATTGACGGCGTGCCTTGTACCACGAACCGGGAGCTGCTGGAAGAGATTCTGCGCGGCGAATGGGGCTTCCAGGGCATGGTCATTACCGATTGCGGCGCTATCGATATGCTGGCCTCGGGCCATGATACAGCGGTCAGCGGGGAGGATGCAGCCGTACAGGCACTCACCGCCGGGATTGATATGGAGATGTCCGGCGTGATGTTCGGCGGATATCTGCTGGAGGCGCTGCGTTCCGGTCGGCTGGAGGAGAAGTTGGTGGATCAGGCAGCGGCACGGGTGCTGGAGCTGAAGTTCCGGCTGGGCCTGTTTGAGCAGCCATATGCCGATCCCGATGCAGCAGAGCAGGTAATCGGCAGTGCAGAGCATGCAGAGCTGGCGCGGAGTGTTGCGGCAGAGGGAATTGTGCTGCTGAAGAATAACGGCATTCTTCCGCTGGCTAAGGACAAGAGTAAGATTGCGGTAATCGGGCCGAACGCAGACATCGGCTACAATCAGCTCGGAGATTACACCTCGCCGCAGCCGCGTGACCGGGTGACAACGGTGCTGGCCGGGATACGGGCCAAGCTTGCCGCACAGCCGGAACGGGTAAGTTATGCACCGGGCTGCCGGATCAAAGACAGCTCCACCGAGGGCTTCGAGCTTGCGCGTAAGGTAGCAGCCGAAGCGGATATCATTGTGCTTGCCCTGGGCGGGTCAAGTGCCCGTGACTTCGGCGAAGGCAGCATCGATCTGCGGACTGGAGCCTCTAAGGTGACAGAGAATGCACTTAGCGATATGGACTGCGGCGAAGGCATCGACCGGATGTCGCTGCATCTGTCCGGTGTTCAGCTGGAGCTGATGAAGGAGCTGAAGGCGCTTGGCAAGCCGGTAGTCGTCGTATATATCAACGGCCGTCCCATTGCCGAGCCGTGGATCGATGAGCAGGCGGATGCCATTCTGGAAGCCTGGTATCCGGGGCAGGAAGGCGGCCACGCCATTGCCGACATTCTGTTCGGTGATGTCAATCCGTCCGGCAGGCTGACTCTCTCCCTCCCTGAGGATGTAGGACAGCTGCCAGTATATTACTTAGGCAAACGTTCCCGGGGAGTACGCTATCTGGAAGGGAATTCGCAGCCGCGTTATCCGTTCGGCTTCGGACTCAGCTACACCGAATTCAGCTATAGCGGACTCCTGGTCGAGCCGGCAGTAATCACAGCAGATGGGACAGCTGAGGTTACAGTGGAAGTAGAGAATACAGGCTCCCGCAGCGGTGCGGAGGTCGTGCAATTATATATTTCCGATCTGGTCAGTAAGGTGACGAGACCGGCCAAGGAACTCAAGGGCTTCCGCAAGATCGCATTGGAGCCGGGCGAGAAGCAGACTGTGACCTTCACGCTGAGTGCAGAGCATCTGAGCTACATCGGGCCGGAGTATATACCAGTAGTCGAGCCGGGAAGCTTCCGCATCGGGGTCGGCAGGAATGTGAACGACACGCTGAATATAGATCTTACGGTCATGGAGGATTAG
- a CDS encoding carbohydrate ABC transporter permease, with translation MSANSVKSRDFHRLSPVLNTIFNCIAGGFAILCIFPFLFVVLISFTDEGALARDGYRLIPAKWSLEAYKYVFSSGDTLLRSYGVTIAVTVIGTIVSLLIISLYAYAISRKSFKYRNFFAFFSFFTMLFNGGLVPTYIVVTQMLGLKDSIWALVLPLAVNAFYIMILRTFYITSVPDALIESAKIDGAGEFRTFLGIVLPLSLPGLATIGLFSTLGYWNDWFNALLYIDNPNLVPLQSMLMRIETSMQFILQNSQNSSLSLEALRNMPQDTSRMAMVVLATGPIIFAYPFFQRYFIQGLTVGAVKE, from the coding sequence ATGTCTGCTAATTCTGTGAAATCGCGCGATTTCCACCGGCTGTCGCCGGTGCTGAATACCATCTTTAACTGTATCGCCGGAGGCTTTGCCATCCTGTGTATCTTCCCGTTCCTGTTCGTTGTCCTCATCTCGTTCACGGACGAAGGGGCGCTGGCGCGGGACGGCTACCGGTTAATCCCGGCCAAATGGAGTCTGGAAGCCTACAAATATGTATTTAGCTCAGGGGACACGCTGCTCCGCTCTTACGGAGTGACCATTGCCGTAACGGTCATTGGTACGATTGTCAGCCTGCTTATTATTTCACTTTATGCGTATGCCATTTCACGTAAAAGCTTCAAATACCGCAATTTCTTCGCGTTTTTTTCCTTCTTCACCATGCTGTTTAACGGCGGGCTGGTTCCGACCTATATTGTCGTGACACAGATGCTGGGCCTGAAGGACAGCATTTGGGCGCTGGTGCTGCCGCTGGCGGTGAATGCTTTTTACATTATGATTCTGCGTACCTTCTACATCACCAGCGTACCGGATGCCCTGATCGAGTCGGCCAAAATCGACGGCGCCGGAGAGTTCCGCACCTTCCTGGGAATCGTGCTGCCGCTGTCCCTACCGGGTCTTGCTACGATCGGTCTGTTCAGCACCTTGGGGTACTGGAATGACTGGTTCAACGCGTTGCTCTATATTGACAATCCGAATCTGGTGCCGCTGCAGTCCATGCTGATGCGGATTGAGACAAGCATGCAGTTCATTCTGCAGAACTCGCAGAACAGTTCATTAAGCCTGGAGGCCCTCCGCAACATGCCTCAGGATACCTCGCGTATGGCGATGGTGGTACTGGCGACCGGACCGATTATCTTCGCGTATCCGTTCTTCCAGCGTTACTTCATTCAGGGTCTTACGGTTGGAGCGGTTAAGGAGTAG
- a CDS encoding ABC transporter permease, which yields MGKIGKSAKDILRNKVLLFMVLPGTLWFLFFSYLPMVGTVIAFKEYRFSRDGFWASIINSKWVGWDNFKFLFSTNDAYLITRNTLLYNIAFIGLGLILSVLMAVVLSEIANKKLAKFYQTGMFLPYFLSWVVVGYFAFSFLSSERGLLNAMFGSNISWYSESKYWPFIIIFVFLWKAVGYNSVVYLAAIMGIDKSLYEAAMIDGASKLQQIRSITLPMLKPIIIIMTLLAIGKIFYADFGLFYQVPRDSGTLYSVTNVIDTYVYRGLKTTGEIGMSTAAGLYQSVVGFVLVLTSNYIVRKFDKDSALF from the coding sequence ATGGGGAAAATAGGAAAGTCCGCCAAGGATATATTGAGAAACAAAGTGCTGCTGTTTATGGTTCTGCCGGGCACACTGTGGTTTTTATTCTTCTCTTACCTGCCGATGGTGGGTACGGTCATTGCGTTTAAGGAGTACCGCTTCAGCCGGGATGGCTTCTGGGCCAGCATCATCAACAGTAAGTGGGTCGGCTGGGATAATTTCAAGTTCCTGTTCAGCACCAATGATGCCTATCTGATCACACGCAATACTCTTTTGTATAACATAGCCTTCATTGGCCTGGGCCTGATTCTGTCCGTGCTGATGGCGGTGGTGCTGTCCGAGATTGCCAATAAAAAGCTAGCCAAGTTCTATCAGACAGGCATGTTCCTGCCGTACTTTCTGTCCTGGGTCGTTGTGGGATACTTCGCGTTCAGCTTCCTGAGCTCGGAGCGGGGCCTGCTTAACGCTATGTTCGGCAGCAATATCTCCTGGTACTCGGAATCGAAATACTGGCCGTTCATTATTATATTCGTCTTTCTATGGAAGGCCGTCGGCTATAACAGCGTGGTCTATCTCGCCGCAATTATGGGCATAGACAAGTCCCTGTACGAAGCCGCGATGATCGACGGAGCCAGCAAGCTCCAGCAGATCCGCAGCATCACGCTGCCGATGCTGAAGCCGATTATTATCATTATGACGCTGCTTGCGATCGGGAAGATTTTCTATGCCGACTTCGGGCTGTTCTATCAGGTGCCGAGAGATTCGGGGACGCTCTACAGTGTGACCAACGTAATCGATACTTATGTATACCGTGGACTTAAGACTACCGGCGAGATCGGAATGAGTACGGCTGCGGGCTTGTATCAATCAGTGGTCGGGTTCGTGCTGGTTCTTACCTCTAATTACATCGTGCGCAAATTCGATAAGGACAGTGCATTATTCTAG